Proteins encoded in a region of the Paenibacillus pedocola genome:
- a CDS encoding serine hydrolase domain-containing protein produces MDNRLSLLSTPYSAAPPVPQTDPEDTGTGSRQLEQAHKEITKAYPKMHSMLVVRHGKLIFERYYGNHHAGMLNDLRSATKSFLSLLTGIAIGRGDIPGTDVSVRDTLRKYLAAPPSPQLEQLTLHHLLTMTSGFRWITGNKLGEPLVRNLQRSRRWVSYILSLPIDAENIGCFQYRSSDSHLLSVMLSEFTGQDAFTYARQHLFEPLDITHTAWLPSPEGHSMGHIGLYLTSRDLAKVSICLLDGGKHGGQQIIPQNWLEAAFTAQTAGYPAYGDYGYQFWNGRMSGEAYRLAHGHGGQQIWLLPDLNAAVIFTAESAVNRWKNPRRLIEQYVIPAMKL; encoded by the coding sequence ATGGACAACCGGCTATCCCTGTTAAGCACGCCTTATAGCGCAGCACCCCCAGTACCGCAGACTGACCCGGAGGATACCGGGACCGGCAGCAGGCAGCTGGAGCAGGCTCACAAGGAAATCACCAAAGCGTATCCTAAAATGCATAGTATGCTTGTCGTACGCCACGGGAAACTGATATTTGAACGGTATTACGGAAATCATCATGCGGGAATGCTGAATGATCTGCGCTCCGCCACCAAAAGTTTCCTCTCCCTGCTCACCGGCATAGCCATCGGCAGAGGTGACATACCGGGAACGGATGTCTCTGTGCGGGATACCCTGCGTAAATATCTTGCGGCTCCCCCTTCCCCGCAGCTTGAACAGCTAACACTGCACCATCTGCTGACCATGACCTCGGGCTTCCGCTGGATTACAGGCAATAAGCTTGGTGAGCCGCTTGTCCGGAATCTGCAGCGCAGCCGCCGCTGGGTGTCCTATATTCTAAGTTTACCCATAGATGCCGAAAATATCGGCTGTTTCCAATACCGCAGCAGCGATTCCCATCTCCTCTCTGTCATGCTCAGCGAATTCACCGGACAGGATGCATTCACCTATGCCAGGCAGCATCTGTTTGAGCCGCTGGACATCACCCATACCGCATGGCTGCCCAGCCCGGAGGGCCACAGCATGGGACATATCGGACTATATCTCACCTCACGTGATCTCGCCAAAGTCTCTATCTGCCTGCTGGACGGCGGCAAGCACGGAGGACAGCAGATCATCCCGCAGAATTGGCTGGAAGCGGCCTTCACGGCACAGACGGCCGGCTATCCGGCTTACGGTGATTACGGCTATCAGTTCTGGAACGGACGCATGAGCGGTGAAGCCTACCGTCTCGCCCACGGCCACGGGGGCCAGCAAATCTGGCTGCTGCCGGACCTGAATGCCGCCGTCATTTTCACCGCAGAAAGTGCAGTAAACCGGTGGAAGAATCCGCGCAGACTGATTGAGCAGTATGTCATTCCGGCAATGAAACTCTAA
- the coxB gene encoding cytochrome c oxidase subunit II — protein sequence MMKTWQAGKRLLPMTATLGLILAGCGREDLSVLRPQGPAAESSFDLMKLAITIMIVVLLIVFSIAAYVLIRFRRKPEQREIPEQVEGNFKLEVLWTVIPLILVVVLAVPTVKAVFAAGNDHSDDKNAIKVKVTGHQYWWEFEYTDYGVKTAQDLVIPAGKDIAFELSTADVLHSFWVPSLAGKMDTNPDGTINRFSFSAPNEGVYRGKCAELCGPSHGFMEFKVKSVSDAEFEQWLASMKSPAVLPEDPEIAAKFKSACLQCHAVGDQGIAMGPDLTGIGSRESVAGILLNDDTGVDGAPILDNLKTWLHDPQGVKPGNKMPDPKKDLGLTDEEIDGIAEYLAGYTLD from the coding sequence ATGATGAAAACGTGGCAGGCTGGAAAGCGGCTTCTTCCCATGACCGCAACACTTGGACTCATTCTTGCCGGATGCGGACGGGAGGACCTGTCGGTACTCAGACCGCAGGGACCTGCAGCCGAAAGCTCGTTCGATCTGATGAAGCTGGCGATCACCATTATGATTGTCGTACTGCTGATCGTCTTTTCCATTGCGGCTTATGTGCTTATCCGTTTCCGCAGAAAACCGGAGCAGCGTGAGATTCCCGAGCAGGTAGAGGGTAATTTCAAGCTGGAAGTGCTCTGGACAGTCATCCCGCTGATCCTGGTGGTTGTACTTGCCGTTCCTACGGTCAAAGCGGTATTTGCTGCCGGGAATGATCACTCGGATGATAAAAATGCGATTAAGGTTAAAGTAACCGGCCACCAGTACTGGTGGGAGTTCGAGTATACCGATTATGGCGTGAAGACGGCGCAGGATCTGGTGATCCCCGCCGGTAAGGATATTGCTTTTGAGCTGAGTACTGCGGATGTGCTGCATTCGTTCTGGGTACCCTCCCTCGCAGGCAAAATGGATACCAACCCTGACGGCACGATTAACCGTTTCAGCTTCAGTGCGCCAAATGAAGGCGTTTACCGCGGCAAATGTGCGGAGCTGTGCGGGCCGTCCCACGGCTTCATGGAATTCAAGGTGAAATCGGTCAGCGATGCGGAGTTTGAGCAGTGGCTGGCTTCGATGAAGTCCCCGGCTGTCCTGCCGGAAGATCCGGAGATTGCCGCGAAATTCAAATCCGCCTGCCTGCAATGCCATGCCGTTGGGGATCAGGGTATTGCGATGGGTCCCGACCTGACCGGGATCGGCTCACGTGAGTCGGTAGCGGGCATTCTGCTGAATGACGATACGGGTGTAGACGGCGCTCCAATTCTGGATAATCTCAAAACCTGGCTGCATGATCCGCAGGGCGTTAAGCCCGGCAACAAAATGCCGGATCCGAAGAAGGATCTCGGATTAACCGATGAAGAGATTGACGGAATCGCAGAGTATTTGGCCGGTTACACGCTGGACTAA
- the ctaD gene encoding cytochrome c oxidase subunit I — MDWITTVDHKKIAILYLWAGGLFFGIGGLEAILIRIQLIKPMNTFLDAQTFNELITMHGTTMIFLGVMPVIFALMNAVIPLQIGARDVAFPFLNALGFWTFLFGGILLNLSWIMGGAPDAGWTSYTPLSTTTYSATHGVDFYTIGLQIAGLGTLIGGINFLATIITMRAPGMSYMRMPMFAWTTFITSAIILFAFPAITVGLVLLTFDRILGANFFEVGGGGNPVLWQHIFWIFGHPEVYILILPAFGIISEVIPTFARKRLFGYSSMVFATILIAFLGFMVWAHHMFTTGLGPVANALFSVSTMLIAVPTGIKIFNWLFTMWGGQVRFTTPNLFAVGFIPTFTMGGVTGVMLASAPADFQFHDTYFVVAHFHYVIVGGLVLGLFAGLHYWWPKMFGRMLDEGLGKWTFWTFIIGFHMTFFVQHFLGLMGMQRRVFTYLPNQQFDLLNLISTIGAGLMGVGMLFFLANIFLTSRKPADAADDPWEDGRTLEWTIPSPPPEYNFKQTPLVRGIDAFWKEKTAGHKGMTPSEPVGSIHMPSATILPFLMSVGIFIAGLGFMFSRDTFSSEALSFLFNNYIVTGLGLLITFGSMLMRSLYDDHGWHIEPEELEGR, encoded by the coding sequence ATGGACTGGATCACCACCGTCGATCATAAAAAAATCGCGATTCTGTACCTGTGGGCCGGAGGTTTGTTTTTCGGCATCGGCGGGCTTGAGGCCATTCTGATCCGCATCCAGCTGATTAAGCCGATGAATACCTTTCTGGATGCCCAGACGTTCAATGAATTAATCACGATGCACGGTACAACGATGATTTTTCTCGGGGTCATGCCCGTTATCTTCGCGCTGATGAATGCGGTTATTCCGCTGCAGATCGGCGCGCGCGATGTTGCCTTCCCTTTTCTGAATGCGCTCGGCTTCTGGACCTTTCTGTTCGGCGGCATTCTGCTCAATCTCAGCTGGATCATGGGCGGTGCGCCTGATGCCGGCTGGACATCATATACCCCGCTGTCTACTACAACCTACAGCGCCACTCACGGGGTGGATTTCTATACGATAGGCCTGCAGATTGCCGGACTCGGCACACTGATCGGCGGTATTAACTTTCTGGCGACCATCATCACGATGCGTGCGCCGGGGATGTCCTATATGCGGATGCCGATGTTTGCCTGGACCACTTTTATCACTTCGGCTATTATCCTATTTGCTTTTCCTGCCATTACCGTAGGGCTTGTACTGCTTACCTTTGACCGGATTCTCGGAGCGAATTTCTTCGAGGTTGGCGGGGGCGGCAACCCGGTGCTCTGGCAGCATATTTTCTGGATCTTCGGCCATCCCGAAGTGTATATTCTCATTCTGCCGGCTTTCGGCATTATTTCTGAAGTCATCCCGACCTTTGCGCGCAAAAGATTGTTCGGCTACAGCTCGATGGTCTTCGCAACGATTCTGATTGCCTTCCTGGGCTTCATGGTCTGGGCGCATCATATGTTTACCACCGGCCTCGGCCCGGTAGCGAACGCGTTGTTCTCCGTGTCTACGATGCTGATTGCCGTTCCGACCGGGATCAAAATCTTCAACTGGCTGTTTACGATGTGGGGCGGACAGGTGCGTTTCACCACCCCGAATCTGTTTGCAGTCGGCTTCATCCCTACCTTCACGATGGGCGGGGTAACAGGGGTCATGCTGGCTTCTGCTCCTGCTGATTTCCAGTTTCATGATACTTACTTCGTCGTCGCTCATTTTCACTATGTCATTGTCGGCGGTCTGGTGCTCGGCCTGTTTGCCGGGCTGCATTACTGGTGGCCGAAAATGTTCGGACGGATGCTGGACGAGGGCCTGGGCAAATGGACCTTCTGGACCTTTATTATCGGGTTCCATATGACCTTCTTCGTGCAGCACTTCCTTGGTCTGATGGGTATGCAGCGCCGCGTATTCACGTATCTGCCAAACCAGCAATTTGATCTGTTGAATCTGATTAGTACGATTGGCGCGGGACTCATGGGTGTAGGAATGCTGTTTTTCCTGGCCAATATCTTCCTCACTTCCAGAAAGCCGGCCGATGCGGCGGATGATCCTTGGGAAGACGGACGGACACTCGAATGGACGATTCCTTCGCCGCCGCCGGAATACAACTTCAAGCAGACACCGCTGGTGCGCGGCATCGATGCCTTCTGGAAGGAAAAAACCGCCGGTCACAAAGGCATGACGCCATCTGAGCCTGTCGGATCGATTCATATGCCGTCGGCGACGATCCTGCCGTTCCTGATGTCCGTAGGGATTTTCATTGCCGGACTTGGATTTATGTTCAGCCGCGATACGTTCAGCAGTGAGGCTTTAAGCTTTCTTTTCAACAACTATATTGTTACCGGACTTGGACTGCTCATAACCTTCGGATCAATGCTGATGCGTTCGCTGTATGACGACCACGGCTGGCATATCGAGCCCGAAGAGCTGGAAGGAAGGTGA
- a CDS encoding cytochrome (ubi)quinol oxidase subunit III, translating to MTTAHAEAVNGTLPHEPEKATLEGRNKVLAFWLFLGGEAVLFGTLFATFLALRNQTNEGPSANELFHLPLVAAATFLLLVSSLTSVFAIQAMHRNRPALLRSWLLVTVVLGAAFLGLEIYEFSEYVRHEEFGMTTSAFSSAFYTLVGFHGAHVAFGILWISVLIGQLVRKGLTVVTAPKIYVSAMYWHFIDVVWVFIFTVVYLLGKVG from the coding sequence ATGACAACCGCACATGCTGAAGCAGTGAATGGAACGCTGCCGCACGAACCGGAAAAAGCGACACTGGAAGGCCGCAACAAGGTGCTTGCCTTCTGGCTGTTTCTCGGCGGGGAGGCTGTACTCTTCGGTACGCTGTTCGCCACATTCCTGGCCCTGCGCAATCAGACGAACGAAGGTCCGTCCGCGAATGAGCTGTTTCACCTGCCGCTGGTGGCGGCCGCGACGTTCCTGCTGCTGGTCAGCAGTCTGACCAGTGTGTTCGCTATCCAGGCGATGCACCGGAACCGTCCGGCGCTGCTTCGCTCCTGGTTGCTCGTTACTGTTGTGCTGGGTGCAGCCTTTCTCGGCCTGGAGATTTACGAGTTCAGTGAATATGTGAGACATGAGGAATTCGGCATGACCACCAGTGCGTTCAGCTCGGCCTTCTATACGCTGGTCGGCTTCCACGGCGCACACGTTGCCTTCGGGATACTCTGGATCTCCGTACTGATCGGCCAGCTGGTCCGCAAAGGGCTGACGGTGGTCACCGCGCCTAAAATTTATGTCTCAGCGATGTACTGGCATTTTATCGATGTGGTGTGGGTGTTTATCTTCACCGTTGTATACCTGCTTGGAAAGGTGGGCTGA
- a CDS encoding cytochrome C oxidase subunit IV family protein: protein MVTEQHPQEGSVKHRHRQEGPQRHIVVFIFSVVLTLIAFAAVAAGGVNASFAVILLLVMAVLQVFLQMGFWMHLKDKGHLMPIIFMLGGFFIAGTCIVMALYWVWWD from the coding sequence ATGGTAACGGAACAGCATCCGCAAGAGGGCAGTGTGAAGCACCGCCACCGGCAGGAGGGCCCTCAGCGGCATATCGTAGTGTTTATTTTCTCCGTCGTGCTGACCCTGATCGCGTTCGCGGCGGTAGCCGCGGGAGGCGTCAACGCTTCCTTTGCCGTTATTCTGCTGCTGGTCATGGCTGTCCTGCAGGTGTTTTTGCAGATGGGCTTCTGGATGCATCTGAAGGACAAGGGACATCTGATGCCGATCATATTCATGCTTGGCGGCTTTTTTATCGCCGGGACCTGCATCGTGATGGCACTTTACTGGGTCTGGTGGGATTAA
- the ctaG gene encoding cytochrome c oxidase assembly factor CtaG has translation MLGLQYFSFADLWSPLILAATLLLAAGYLLLIGPLAQRFPGSAIVPLRQRVLFMGGLLALYLAQGGPVSLLGHILFSFHMVSMALSYLIAVPLMMLGIPDWCWRALLKANPLRRLSFLAHPVVAALLFNGLFSLYHLPVIHDYVMLHFAVHRLYYGVLFLTAALMWWTLINPLPERRKIGSLGQIGFIFLNMVLLTPACGLIIFAGAPLYATYSDPGAWARAMGYCVSGDPASLLRTFGGPAFFGGLSPKVDQQVGGIAMKFIQEIIFASMLAYVFYHWYKKENRQDDADTSAPSGELGDGVLTRV, from the coding sequence ATGCTGGGATTACAATATTTTAGCTTTGCCGACCTGTGGAGCCCGCTGATACTGGCAGCAACGCTGCTGCTGGCCGCCGGGTATCTGCTGCTGATCGGTCCGCTGGCGCAGCGTTTTCCCGGTTCCGCTATAGTTCCGCTCCGGCAGAGAGTGCTGTTTATGGGCGGGCTGCTGGCGCTTTATCTGGCCCAGGGCGGTCCGGTGAGTCTGCTTGGGCATATCCTGTTTTCCTTCCATATGGTCAGCATGGCCTTATCCTATCTTATTGCGGTTCCGCTGATGATGCTGGGCATCCCGGACTGGTGCTGGCGTGCCTTGCTGAAGGCTAATCCTCTGCGGAGGCTCTCCTTCCTTGCCCATCCCGTCGTTGCGGCGCTGCTATTCAACGGGTTATTCTCGCTGTATCATCTGCCGGTGATTCATGATTATGTGATGCTGCATTTTGCGGTCCACCGCCTGTATTATGGTGTGCTGTTCCTGACAGCCGCGCTTATGTGGTGGACGCTGATTAATCCGCTGCCGGAGCGCCGGAAGATCGGGAGCCTTGGCCAGATCGGCTTTATCTTTTTGAATATGGTGCTGCTGACCCCGGCCTGCGGGCTGATTATTTTTGCCGGAGCTCCGCTCTATGCGACCTATAGTGATCCAGGTGCCTGGGCACGGGCGATGGGTTACTGTGTATCCGGTGATCCGGCCTCGCTGCTGCGGACTTTCGGCGGGCCGGCCTTCTTCGGCGGACTGTCGCCTAAGGTGGATCAGCAGGTGGGCGGCATCGCGATGAAGTTCATTCAGGAAATAATTTTTGCCTCGATGCTTGCTTATGTGTTCTATCATTGGTATAAAAAAGAGAACAGGCAAGACGACGCGGACACTTCCGCGCCATCCGGCGAGCTGGGGGATGGTGTTTTGACCCGGGTATAG
- a CDS encoding DUF420 domain-containing protein, protein MDIFTVFPTISTSFIVISAVLVAIGWRQIIKGKREAHKKTMIAAAVAATLFFIVYMSRTVFVGNTSWGGPDNLSLLYHIFLIFHIVLATVAAVFGITTLTLGFQAKYAKHRKWGRVTAVIWFITAITGVAVYVLLYIFYPGGHTKPVWDAIWGF, encoded by the coding sequence ATGGATATCTTTACAGTGTTTCCAACGATCAGTACATCTTTCATCGTAATCAGTGCGGTGCTGGTGGCTATCGGCTGGAGACAGATCATCAAGGGCAAACGTGAAGCGCACAAGAAGACAATGATCGCTGCCGCAGTGGCTGCTACCCTGTTCTTCATTGTGTACATGTCAAGAACTGTGTTTGTGGGAAATACATCGTGGGGCGGACCGGATAATCTGTCGCTCTTGTACCACATTTTTCTGATTTTTCATATCGTACTGGCAACGGTGGCAGCCGTGTTCGGGATTACGACACTCACGCTGGGCTTCCAAGCCAAGTATGCGAAGCACCGCAAATGGGGCAGAGTGACTGCTGTGATCTGGTTCATTACAGCCATTACAGGAGTTGCTGTATACGTGCTGCTCTACATATTTTATCCGGGCGGGCATACCAAGCCGGTCTGGGATGCAATCTGGGGTTTTTAA
- a CDS encoding MBL fold metallo-hydrolase, giving the protein MIKDPWFTVHSIDEHTFAISEYGHWEKVHSFLLLGHRRAVLIDTGLGIGNIRSVTDQLTSLTIDVFTTHVHTDHIGGHGLFTDIYVHQEDRDWLVHGIQGLTIEQIRKDIGRDLSKPLPEGFNPVTYTPFQGIPAGLLKDGEVFDLGGRSLKVYHTPGHSPGHLCFLEEPSGYLFTGDLLYDQTPVYAFYPSTNPADLINSLERIAGIPGVTKVFGSHNTLGLKPEILEEVKLAVHFLREKALIRFGTGIHHFKGFSIQF; this is encoded by the coding sequence ATGATTAAGGATCCTTGGTTTACGGTTCATAGTATTGATGAGCACACCTTTGCCATCAGCGAATACGGGCATTGGGAGAAGGTTCATTCCTTTCTGCTGCTCGGGCATAGGAGAGCCGTCCTGATTGACACCGGCCTCGGAATCGGCAATATCCGGAGCGTTACCGACCAGCTGACTTCATTGACGATTGACGTATTCACCACCCATGTTCATACCGATCATATCGGGGGCCACGGGCTGTTCACGGATATTTATGTTCATCAGGAGGACCGGGATTGGCTCGTACACGGCATCCAAGGCTTAACGATTGAACAGATCCGAAAAGATATTGGACGGGATTTGAGTAAGCCGTTGCCGGAAGGATTCAATCCAGTGACCTACACACCTTTTCAAGGTATACCGGCCGGACTGCTAAAGGATGGCGAGGTTTTTGATTTGGGAGGCCGAAGCCTGAAAGTGTACCATACTCCAGGTCATTCGCCGGGACATTTATGCTTTTTGGAGGAACCCTCGGGTTATTTATTCACAGGTGATCTGCTGTATGATCAAACGCCTGTTTATGCCTTTTATCCTTCTACCAATCCCGCGGATCTGATCAACTCTCTGGAACGGATAGCGGGAATCCCAGGAGTCACGAAGGTATTCGGCTCGCATAATACGCTGGGGCTAAAGCCGGAGATTCTGGAGGAAGTGAAGCTTGCGGTTCATTTTTTGCGGGAGAAGGCACTGATCCGGTTCGGCACCGGTATCCATCACTTTAAGGGGTTCAGCATTCAATTCTAA
- a CDS encoding GntR family transcriptional regulator encodes MWIPIQINENSAEPLYHQIETQLRSLIISGGITEGTLLPSIREFAGDLKCSVITVRRVYQDLENEGLLRTRQGTGTFVSHVGEGAMEEYKLEAVRKALESAVDVGLSVQCSAEELTRIFTDMVKSKYNKLE; translated from the coding sequence ATGTGGATACCCATTCAGATCAACGAGAATAGCGCTGAGCCGTTGTACCATCAGATTGAAACACAGCTGCGGTCACTCATTATCAGCGGCGGAATTACAGAAGGAACACTGCTTCCTTCGATCCGCGAATTTGCCGGAGATTTGAAATGCAGCGTCATCACGGTCCGCCGGGTTTATCAGGATCTGGAGAATGAAGGGCTGCTGCGGACCCGGCAGGGAACAGGCACATTCGTCTCCCATGTGGGGGAAGGTGCCATGGAGGAATACAAGCTGGAAGCCGTCCGCAAAGCATTGGAAAGCGCAGTCGATGTCGGGTTGTCCGTGCAATGCAGCGCAGAGGAGCTGACCCGGATATTTACGGACATGGTGAAGAGCAAATATAACAAACTTGAATGA
- a CDS encoding ABC transporter ATP-binding protein codes for MVQQAIELRNVSKKRRNRIIGPLNLNLPQGYITALVGQNGSGKSTLLHMLMQLSFPEEGEIRWFEEAHGNGMPLALRQTIAYVPENSQSEENLWTAEEAAEFRRQWYPAWDQQYFEELLGRFEVPQGARLGKMSKGERRKFEIAAALAARPKLLLLDEPSSGLDPFAWKILIEALRKYMDETNATVLICTHIIEEVRRLADYIVLMHHGQLLGMAEKDSLFGSWNEVWVNAADEEELHELAAELPDALNFTWESSGMGSFITQKFHQNEKRIQQLGVKVIKSRALELDEILSLWTQGHRPILIDQKRGD; via the coding sequence ATGGTACAACAGGCCATAGAACTGCGGAACGTAAGCAAGAAACGGCGTAACCGGATTATCGGACCGCTTAATCTGAATCTACCGCAGGGCTATATAACCGCACTAGTGGGCCAGAATGGCTCCGGCAAAAGCACACTGCTGCACATGCTGATGCAGCTGAGCTTCCCTGAAGAGGGCGAGATCCGCTGGTTTGAAGAGGCGCACGGGAACGGGATGCCGCTCGCCCTGCGGCAAACCATTGCTTATGTCCCGGAGAACTCGCAGAGTGAGGAGAATCTATGGACAGCGGAAGAGGCGGCTGAGTTTCGCCGTCAGTGGTACCCGGCATGGGACCAGCAGTATTTTGAAGAATTGCTGGGCAGATTCGAGGTGCCGCAAGGGGCGAGGCTGGGCAAGATGTCGAAGGGCGAGCGCCGCAAGTTCGAGATTGCCGCTGCGCTGGCAGCCCGGCCCAAGCTGCTGCTGCTGGATGAGCCGTCTTCCGGTCTTGATCCTTTTGCCTGGAAGATCCTGATAGAAGCACTGCGTAAATATATGGATGAGACTAACGCAACGGTGCTGATTTGTACCCACATCATCGAGGAAGTACGGAGGCTGGCCGATTATATTGTGCTTATGCATCATGGACAGCTGCTCGGCATGGCCGAGAAAGACAGTCTGTTCGGCTCCTGGAATGAGGTCTGGGTGAATGCGGCAGATGAGGAAGAACTACATGAATTAGCGGCAGAATTGCCGGATGCCCTGAATTTCACCTGGGAGTCATCTGGAATGGGTTCATTTATTACCCAGAAATTTCATCAAAATGAGAAACGCATCCAACAATTGGGCGTAAAGGTTATTAAGAGCCGGGCACTGGAACTGGATGAAATACTCAGCTTATGGACACAAGGACATCGTCCGATCCTGATCGACCAGAAGAGAGGGGACTAA
- a CDS encoding ABC transporter ATP-binding protein: protein MEALKLEQVVKQYGDKTAVNRINLKVEQGEIYGLLGANGAGKTTTMRMVLGLIYPDEGKILYNGKPFSSELQHLMGYLPEERGLYPKVKVSEQIIYLARLRGMAAGDAEKSLRYWLDRFEVPEYYNKKIEELSKGNQQKMGFIAAVVHKPQILILDEAFSGLDPVNVELLKDTVREMRDQGTSILFSTHRMEHVEELCRNITILDRSNTVVQGDIREIKKGYPREEVFLRTVGEVSGLEGIAGVTAVQRQERGYVLAISEIGAAQRILQHAVLAGEVEHFEIKEPTLNQIFIRAVGESNE, encoded by the coding sequence ATGGAAGCTTTGAAGCTGGAACAGGTAGTGAAGCAATATGGTGATAAAACGGCAGTAAACAGAATTAACCTGAAGGTGGAGCAAGGCGAAATTTATGGGCTGCTGGGGGCCAACGGCGCCGGCAAAACCACAACAATGCGCATGGTGCTTGGTCTGATTTATCCCGATGAGGGGAAGATCCTCTATAACGGCAAGCCGTTCAGTAGCGAGCTGCAGCATCTGATGGGCTATCTGCCGGAAGAGCGCGGCCTCTACCCGAAGGTGAAGGTCAGCGAGCAGATCATCTATCTGGCCCGGCTGCGCGGCATGGCTGCAGGCGATGCGGAGAAGAGCCTGCGTTACTGGCTGGACCGCTTTGAAGTGCCGGAATATTACAACAAGAAGATTGAGGAGCTCTCCAAGGGCAATCAGCAGAAAATGGGTTTTATCGCTGCCGTTGTACATAAGCCGCAAATTCTTATCCTTGATGAAGCCTTCAGCGGACTGGATCCTGTAAATGTAGAGCTCTTAAAGGACACCGTCAGAGAGATGCGCGATCAGGGGACGAGTATCCTGTTCTCTACCCACCGCATGGAGCATGTCGAAGAGCTGTGCCGGAATATTACCATCCTTGACCGTTCCAATACAGTAGTTCAAGGCGATATCCGCGAGATTAAAAAGGGCTATCCGCGTGAGGAGGTATTCCTGCGGACGGTTGGAGAAGTCTCCGGGCTGGAGGGAATCGCCGGAGTAACCGCAGTGCAGAGGCAGGAACGGGGCTATGTGCTGGCGATCAGTGAGATTGGAGCAGCGCAGCGGATTTTGCAGCACGCCGTGCTTGCCGGTGAAGTTGAACATTTCGAAATCAAGGAACCGACGCTAAACCAAATCTTTATCAGAGCGGTGGGTGAATCCAATGAATAA
- a CDS encoding ABC transporter permease — translation MNKLGTIIGFTFKNKVRTKSFSITTLIIVLLITIGMNIPYFIDKFNGDDEAGAARIGVVTEAGTPVSELLLAYTAPEDSETQVSLESYASAEDAALQKGLKEGDIKGYLTFGTAAGGGVPPVTYHSNEGELDGDIQSYLQAALQQVNTQLITEGKLTQQEVSAIFTPVTIETQQIGGGSGTDGASQDESAPAINYVIVYVLLMLFFLSIMLTGNMIAAEVTAEKSSRIMEILITSASPLSQMFGKVLGVFLVGLLQIAIIAASIAANLMLPHNSGILTDFDLDLSQLNIGILVYGLILYILGFFLYALMYAAVGSIVSRTEELGQASMPVMMLGFVNYYIPTFSVSAPDTLLVKIASYVPFTSPLSMLLRIGVGDVAVWEIAVSLVILLVTIFLLGWLAAKIYRTGVLMYGKRPSIKEIRKAMKAYKI, via the coding sequence ATGAATAAGCTGGGAACGATTATCGGTTTTACATTCAAGAATAAGGTGCGGACTAAATCTTTTTCGATCACAACGCTGATTATCGTGCTGCTGATTACCATCGGTATGAACATTCCTTATTTTATCGACAAGTTCAACGGGGACGACGAAGCGGGTGCTGCGCGCATCGGAGTGGTGACGGAAGCCGGAACCCCGGTATCGGAACTGCTGCTGGCCTATACTGCGCCCGAAGATTCCGAGACCCAGGTATCGCTGGAGTCCTATGCATCTGCGGAAGATGCAGCCCTTCAAAAGGGACTCAAGGAGGGCGATATTAAAGGTTATCTCACCTTCGGCACTGCGGCGGGCGGAGGTGTACCTCCGGTCACTTACCACAGCAATGAAGGAGAGCTGGACGGAGATATCCAAAGTTATCTGCAAGCTGCCCTGCAGCAGGTCAATACGCAGCTGATTACGGAAGGCAAGCTTACGCAGCAGGAAGTGTCCGCCATATTCACGCCGGTCACTATAGAGACGCAGCAGATCGGCGGAGGAAGCGGGACTGACGGCGCCAGTCAGGATGAATCTGCACCTGCGATCAATTATGTGATTGTCTATGTACTGCTGATGCTCTTCTTCTTGTCGATTATGCTGACCGGCAATATGATTGCCGCTGAGGTCACAGCGGAGAAGAGTTCGCGCATTATGGAAATTCTGATTACGAGCGCTTCACCTCTGAGCCAGATGTTCGGCAAGGTGCTGGGGGTGTTCCTGGTCGGGCTGCTGCAGATTGCGATCATTGCCGCAAGCATTGCGGCGAACCTGATGCTGCCGCATAACTCGGGTATTCTGACGGATTTCGATCTTGACTTGAGTCAATTGAATATAGGCATTCTGGTTTACGGCCTCATCCTTTATATTCTGGGCTTCTTCCTGTATGCGCTGATGTATGCCGCTGTAGGCTCGATCGTGAGCCGCACTGAGGAGCTGGGCCAGGCAAGCATGCCGGTGATGATGCTGGGTTTTGTGAACTACTATATTCCGACATTCAGCGTTTCTGCACCGGACACACTGCTGGTTAAGATCGCCAGCTACGTACCGTTCACTTCACCGCTCAGCATGCTGCTGCGGATCGGTGTCGGGGATGTGGCCGTATGGGAAATCGCAGTTTCACTGGTTATTCTGCTGGTTACTATCTTCCTGTTAGGCTGGCTGGCGGCTAAGATCTACCGCACAGGTGTCCTGATGTATGGTAAACGTCCTAGTATCAAAGAGATTAGAAAAGCTATGAAGGCCTACAAAATTTAA